Proteins encoded by one window of Bryobacteraceae bacterium:
- a CDS encoding sigma-54 dependent transcriptional regulator, which yields MRKRILIVDDEENIGLSLRLILEREGYTVALANSVAAFRANPGPADAYLVDVRLPDGTGIEILRLIRGAGGSAPVVMISGQATISDAVEATRSGAYDFLEKPLSRDKVLLTVKNALEQRSLRDENTRLREQAAEGAEMIGRAEAWARAVEEATLAARSDARVLLVGESGTGKELLAAHIHASSPFAAGPFVKVNCAAIPTELLETELFGHEKGAFTGAAAARRGKFELADAGTIFLDEVGDLPLPAQAKLLRVLQEGEFHRVGGEEPVRVAVRVVSATNRDLATLAGQQKFREDLYYRLNVMPVRVPPLRERRDDIPLLALYFLEAFCRRNNFRPKGLAPEALELLERWHWPGNVRELRNVVERMAILTPGETIGAGAVPYELRSAEAPPTSIQQARESAERDHIQRALEAASWNVSAAARALGMERTNLHKRIRALGLGRQGQQH from the coding sequence ATGCGGAAGCGGATCCTGATCGTCGACGACGAAGAGAACATCGGCCTTTCGCTGCGTCTCATCCTCGAGCGCGAAGGATACACGGTGGCGCTCGCCAACTCCGTAGCCGCGTTCCGCGCCAATCCGGGTCCGGCCGATGCCTACCTGGTGGACGTGCGCCTTCCCGACGGGACCGGCATCGAGATTCTCAGGCTCATCCGTGGCGCGGGCGGCAGTGCGCCGGTGGTGATGATCAGCGGCCAAGCCACCATCTCCGACGCCGTCGAAGCCACCCGTTCCGGCGCTTACGATTTCCTCGAAAAGCCGCTGTCCCGGGACAAAGTCCTGCTGACGGTGAAGAACGCGCTCGAACAAAGGAGCCTGCGCGACGAGAACACGCGGCTTCGCGAACAGGCCGCCGAGGGCGCGGAGATGATCGGCCGCGCCGAAGCGTGGGCGCGGGCGGTGGAAGAGGCGACGCTCGCCGCGCGTTCCGATGCCCGTGTCCTGCTGGTCGGCGAGTCCGGCACCGGCAAGGAGCTGCTGGCGGCGCACATTCACGCGTCGAGCCCGTTCGCGGCCGGGCCTTTCGTGAAGGTGAACTGCGCGGCGATTCCCACGGAGCTGCTCGAGACGGAGTTGTTTGGCCACGAAAAAGGCGCGTTCACGGGCGCGGCCGCCGCGCGGCGCGGTAAGTTCGAACTGGCCGACGCCGGTACGATTTTTCTCGACGAGGTGGGCGACCTACCTCTGCCGGCGCAGGCGAAGTTGCTGCGCGTCCTGCAGGAGGGCGAGTTCCATCGAGTGGGTGGCGAGGAGCCGGTGCGGGTGGCGGTGCGGGTGGTTTCGGCGACGAATCGCGACCTAGCGACGCTCGCCGGGCAGCAGAAGTTCCGCGAGGATCTTTATTACCGGTTGAACGTGATGCCGGTGCGTGTGCCGCCGCTCAGGGAACGGCGGGACGATATCCCCTTGCTGGCTTTGTACTTCCTGGAGGCGTTCTGCCGGCGGAATAACTTCCGGCCGAAGGGTCTGGCGCCGGAAGCGCTGGAGCTGCTGGAACGGTGGCACTGGCCGGGCAACGTGCGGGAGTTGCGGAACGTGGTGGAGCGGATGGCGATTCTCACGCCGGGCGAGACGATCGGGGCGGGAGCGGTGCCGTATGAACTGCGATCCGCCGAGGCGCCTCCGACGAGCATCCAGCAGGCGCGGGAGTCCGCCGAGCGGGATCATATTCAGCGCGCGCTCGAGGCGGCGAGCTGGAACGTGTCCGCGGCGGCGCGTGCGCTGGGGATGGAGCGCACGAATCTGCACAAGCGGATCCGTGCGCTTGGGTTAGGGCGCCAGGGGCAGCAGCACTGA
- a CDS encoding ATP-binding protein → MKRLRKRLVLLFLAATIPPMGVTLWVAHSLIERSFESSPVAELDRVSERLEGTARELYQREKDALQADAQSGKAAAERFPADARREWPREIREFEQSGEATRFVVEGRDGDTISWLEHRGDGVARYSRRLEGVAFEAIRRDYAAARRVVEKANSRDLRRGFVSTFLLIAAIPWLAALGILSFSAHRISRVAMAAYDAMARDLQQSRERLVFLTRLESWQALARKTAHEVKNSLTPIRLTMEELAARHESAPEAFEAQAARIIADEVTSLERRVRAFSDFAAEPPVVLRPVDPAELLRERVSFLKAAHPGIAYELSFEGGGRAVLGDEDLLKAALTNLLENAAEAAGPSGTVLARTVRDCDSLAIEVHDSGPGLSPQALDSLFEPTISFKKGGMGLGLSIARKSAVLCGGDIVAVPGALGGAGFRVMLSAAA, encoded by the coding sequence ATGAAGCGGCTTCGCAAACGGCTGGTGCTTCTGTTTCTCGCCGCGACGATCCCGCCCATGGGAGTCACTCTGTGGGTGGCGCATTCTCTCATCGAACGCAGCTTCGAATCGTCTCCCGTGGCCGAACTGGACCGCGTCTCCGAACGCCTCGAAGGCACTGCCCGTGAGCTGTACCAGCGGGAGAAAGACGCCCTGCAGGCGGATGCGCAGTCCGGAAAGGCGGCGGCGGAGCGTTTCCCCGCCGATGCGCGGCGCGAGTGGCCGCGCGAGATCCGCGAGTTCGAGCAGAGCGGCGAGGCCACCCGCTTCGTCGTGGAAGGCCGCGACGGCGACACCATCTCATGGCTCGAACATCGGGGCGACGGTGTGGCGCGCTACTCGCGGCGGTTGGAAGGGGTGGCCTTCGAAGCCATCCGCCGGGACTATGCGGCCGCGCGCCGCGTGGTCGAAAAAGCGAACTCACGCGACCTGCGCCGCGGCTTTGTTTCGACGTTCCTTCTGATCGCGGCGATTCCGTGGCTCGCCGCCCTCGGCATCCTGTCGTTTTCCGCGCACCGCATCTCCCGCGTCGCGATGGCCGCCTACGATGCGATGGCGCGGGATCTGCAGCAATCGCGCGAGCGGCTGGTGTTTCTTACCCGGCTCGAAAGCTGGCAGGCGCTGGCCCGCAAGACGGCGCATGAGGTGAAAAACTCGCTGACTCCGATTCGCCTCACGATGGAGGAACTCGCGGCGCGTCACGAGTCGGCGCCGGAGGCGTTCGAAGCACAGGCGGCGCGGATCATCGCCGACGAGGTCACTTCGCTCGAGCGCCGCGTGCGCGCGTTCTCCGATTTCGCCGCCGAGCCTCCGGTGGTGCTGCGTCCGGTGGATCCGGCCGAACTGCTGCGGGAGCGCGTTTCGTTTCTCAAGGCGGCGCACCCGGGCATCGCCTACGAATTGTCGTTCGAGGGCGGAGGCAGGGCGGTGCTCGGCGACGAGGACCTTCTGAAAGCGGCGCTGACGAACCTGCTCGAGAACGCGGCCGAGGCCGCCGGGCCATCCGGCACCGTCCTCGCGCGGACCGTCCGCGATTGCGATTCGCTGGCGATCGAGGTGCACGATTCCGGTCCCGGCCTCTCGCCGCAGGCGCTCGATTCGTTGTTCGAGCCCACCATCTCGTTCAAGAAAGGCGGCATGGGGCTGGGGTTGTCGATCGCGCGGAAGAGCGCCGTGCTCTGCGGCGGGGATATCGTCGCTGTGCCCGGCGCGCTGGGCGGCGCCGGCTTCCGCGTGATGCTGTCGGCGGCGGCTTGA
- a CDS encoding rhamnogalacturonan acetylesterase yields MMLVAAVLIKIVLVGDSTVNDGGGWGPGFRAAFGPEVEVINLARNGRSSKSFRDEGAWGPAVEAKPQYVLIQFGHNDCPGKGPARETDPATTYRANLLRYIGEAEAAGAKPVLVTSIVRRVFTANGKIKPDCLVPFVEQTRAVATERGVPLMDLYELTRRQAEELGVNGAAKLGATTKEGKLDTTHLGPEGQRTIGAIAAGELVRAAPELRRYARTIE; encoded by the coding sequence ATGATGCTCGTCGCGGCCGTGCTGATCAAGATCGTGCTGGTGGGCGATTCCACTGTCAACGACGGCGGCGGTTGGGGTCCTGGCTTCCGCGCGGCGTTCGGTCCCGAGGTGGAGGTGATCAATCTGGCGCGCAACGGCCGCAGCTCAAAGAGCTTTCGCGACGAAGGCGCGTGGGGACCGGCGGTGGAGGCGAAGCCGCAGTACGTGCTGATCCAGTTCGGACACAACGATTGTCCGGGGAAGGGCCCGGCGCGGGAGACGGACCCGGCGACGACGTATCGGGCGAACCTGTTGCGGTACATCGGCGAGGCGGAGGCGGCCGGCGCGAAGCCGGTGCTGGTGACTTCGATCGTGCGGCGCGTGTTCACCGCCAACGGCAAGATCAAGCCGGATTGCCTGGTTCCATTCGTGGAGCAGACACGCGCGGTCGCGACCGAGCGCGGCGTGCCGCTCATGGACCTCTACGAACTGACGCGGCGGCAGGCGGAAGAGTTGGGCGTGAACGGAGCGGCGAAGCTGGGAGCGACGACGAAAGAGGGCAAGCTCGACACGACGCACCTGGGTCCGGAGGGGCAGCGGACCATCGGGGCCATCGCAGCGGGAGAGTTGGTGCGAGCGGCGCCGGAGCTTCGCCGGTATGCGCGGACGATAGAATAG
- a CDS encoding metalloregulator ArsR/SmtB family transcription factor, with amino-acid sequence MASTLKWLRVAGDPTRIRMLLLLEREELSVAELQEILATGQSTVSTHLGQLKQAELVEDRRTGKHILYRLSRQGGEELSRLLDLLRASVGDIPEADHDAAALARILAKRKDKVRAYFDEMAGRFGREYVPGRSWKGLAETLLELLPPMTIADLGAGEGSFSQLLSRRAEKVIAVDNSEKMVEYGTGLARKHRVRNLEYRLGDLEALPIDDASVDLAFFSQSLHHAPHPDRAAAEAFRILRPGGRIVVLDLVRHHFEQARDLYADVWLGFTEVEVRGFLAAAGFKDLRTSVVHREEEKPHFETLLAVGVRTK; translated from the coding sequence ATGGCGTCAACACTAAAATGGCTTCGCGTGGCCGGCGACCCGACGCGCATCCGGATGCTACTGCTGCTCGAGCGCGAAGAACTCTCGGTGGCCGAGCTGCAGGAGATTCTCGCCACCGGCCAAAGCACCGTCTCCACGCACCTGGGGCAGCTCAAACAAGCCGAGCTGGTGGAAGACCGGCGGACGGGGAAACACATTCTTTATCGACTGAGCCGGCAGGGCGGTGAGGAACTTTCGCGACTGCTGGACCTGTTGCGCGCCTCGGTAGGCGATATCCCCGAGGCCGACCATGACGCGGCCGCCTTAGCCCGGATTCTCGCCAAGCGCAAGGACAAGGTCCGCGCCTACTTTGACGAGATGGCCGGGCGGTTTGGGCGCGAGTACGTCCCGGGGCGATCCTGGAAAGGGTTGGCGGAGACGTTGCTCGAGCTGCTTCCGCCGATGACGATCGCGGACCTGGGCGCGGGCGAAGGCAGCTTCTCGCAACTGCTGTCCCGGCGGGCGGAGAAGGTGATCGCCGTGGACAACTCGGAAAAGATGGTGGAGTACGGCACGGGGCTGGCGCGGAAGCACCGCGTCCGCAACCTCGAATACCGGCTGGGCGACCTGGAGGCGCTTCCGATCGACGACGCCTCCGTGGACCTGGCGTTCTTCAGCCAGAGCCTGCACCACGCGCCGCATCCGGACCGGGCCGCTGCCGAAGCGTTCCGGATTCTGCGTCCCGGCGGGCGGATTGTGGTGCTCGATCTGGTTCGCCACCACTTCGAGCAGGCCCGCGATCTCTATGCCGACGTGTGGCTGGGGTTCACCGAGGTTGAGGTGCGGGGGTTCCTGGCGGCGGCGGGCTTCAAGGACCTGCGTACGTCGGTGGTGCATCGTGAAGAGGAGAAGCCGCATTTCGAAACGCTGCTCGCGGTGGGCGTTCGAACGAAGTAG
- the ahcY gene encoding adenosylhomocysteinase: MSTTTVAPPTTDFKVADMKLADWGRKEISVAEHEMPGLMAIRRKYAEGKPLAGVRVTGSLHMTIQTAVLIETLVDLGASVRWASCNIFSTQDHAAAAIAAANVPVFAWKGETLEEYWWCTLQAINHPDGKGPELVVDDGGDVTLLIHKGYELEEGSDWVNTPSESHEEKVIKDLLKQVHAENPRKWRDLVAAWRGVSEETTTGVHRLYKMQQAGKLLVPAINVNDSVTKSKFDNLYGCRESLADGIKRATDVMVAGKVAVVCGYGDVGKGTAQSLRGFGARVIVTEIDPINALQAAMEGYEVTTVEDTLGRADIYVTTTGNCDIITFEHMAKMKDQAIVCNIGHFDNEIQVDRLSKAKGVEKTTIKPQVDKYTFADGHEIFMLAEGRLVNLGCATGHPSFVMSNSFSNQTLAQLDLWRNKDSYENKVYTLPKILDEEVARLHLEKIGVKLTVLTPKQADYLGVPVEGPYKPEHYRY, from the coding sequence ATGAGTACTACCACCGTGGCGCCGCCCACCACCGATTTTAAGGTCGCCGACATGAAGCTGGCCGATTGGGGCCGGAAGGAAATTTCGGTCGCCGAGCACGAGATGCCCGGCCTGATGGCCATCCGCCGCAAGTACGCGGAGGGCAAGCCGCTCGCCGGCGTGCGCGTCACCGGATCGCTGCACATGACGATTCAGACGGCGGTTCTCATCGAGACGCTCGTCGATCTCGGTGCGAGCGTGCGCTGGGCGAGCTGCAACATCTTCTCCACGCAGGATCACGCCGCGGCCGCCATCGCGGCGGCGAACGTGCCCGTGTTCGCCTGGAAGGGCGAGACGCTCGAGGAATACTGGTGGTGCACGCTGCAGGCGATCAACCACCCGGACGGCAAGGGTCCGGAACTGGTGGTGGACGACGGCGGCGACGTGACGCTGCTGATCCACAAGGGCTACGAACTCGAGGAAGGCTCCGACTGGGTGAACACGCCGTCGGAGAGCCACGAAGAGAAGGTGATCAAGGATCTGTTGAAGCAGGTGCACGCCGAGAACCCGCGGAAGTGGCGCGACCTTGTGGCCGCCTGGCGCGGCGTCTCCGAGGAGACCACCACGGGCGTCCACCGGCTGTACAAAATGCAGCAGGCCGGGAAACTCCTCGTGCCGGCGATCAACGTGAACGACTCGGTCACCAAGTCGAAGTTCGACAATCTCTATGGGTGCCGCGAATCGCTCGCCGATGGCATCAAGCGCGCCACCGACGTGATGGTGGCCGGCAAGGTGGCCGTCGTTTGCGGCTACGGCGACGTGGGCAAGGGGACGGCGCAATCGTTGCGCGGCTTCGGCGCGCGCGTGATCGTCACCGAGATCGACCCGATCAACGCCCTGCAGGCGGCCATGGAGGGCTACGAAGTCACGACGGTGGAAGACACCCTCGGCCGCGCCGACATCTACGTCACCACCACCGGCAACTGCGACATCATTACCTTCGAGCACATGGCGAAGATGAAGGACCAGGCCATCGTGTGCAACATCGGCCACTTCGACAACGAGATCCAGGTCGACCGGCTGAGCAAGGCCAAAGGCGTGGAGAAGACCACGATCAAGCCGCAGGTGGACAAGTACACCTTCGCCGACGGGCACGAGATATTCATGCTCGCCGAAGGCCGCCTCGTGAACCTCGGCTGCGCCACCGGCCACCCCAGCTTCGTGATGTCGAACAGCTTCTCGAACCAGACGCTCGCCCAGCTCGACCTCTGGCGCAACAAGGATAGCTACGAGAACAAGGTCTACACCCTGCCGAAGATCCTCGACGAAGAGGTGGCCCGCCTGCACCTCGAGAAGATCGGCGTGAAGCTCACCGTGCTGACTCCGAAGCAGGCTGATTACCTCGGTGTCCCGGTGGAAGGCCCCTACAAGCCGGAACACTACCGCTACTAG